The Channa argus isolate prfri chromosome 22, Channa argus male v1.0, whole genome shotgun sequence genome has a window encoding:
- the ncbp3 gene encoding nuclear cap-binding protein subunit 3: protein MAAVRSLQVSVKSDSGSDRSESDSDSESDRDAREAEPMEVEEGELGADDISVNRSLKALLPDTSRRYENKAGAFITGIDVNSKEAIERKEKRARRFHFHVEESIGQRNVFLDKDAMKKAIPRLRLEAIHMTGVDDMSTQDVFGYFKEYPPAHIEWIDDTSCNVVWLDDDTSIRALINTSRMRDPDAVATETESSSQPGHRGQRSDEEDEEEEGEVDEDEEETVKKSSEDIEGKDIDGDAEPKTKAEGGQLDDLSGTERESLLRNDLRPAIKPFKGNKLLLRFATQEDKKELGAARRSRYYMKYGNPNYGGMKGILSNSWKRRYHNRRIQRDVIKSKKPLIGDSMGHTPPYTHRHSADLVNLPEEPIKEEEEEEEEDSDEDMDSDDRVVEYKERGEKGSNSRSQGPGLHSRVERSPSPWSESDEMDYDLELKMISTPSPKKSKKMTMYADELETHIKSIRNRIGGSGSQSRTISSSPTKVTDVRQLLEEKRQGLSQHRQTPPVTSGGKTDIRQRLGKRRYSPDGRRSPSPVSPRDTPPAREPIRDVHRRLGVSSQDNKVHFSNSSKDRKTSSLWSRLGSSDNDAGHHRSSSRSTGLFPSSSGPTDSGSGSSGRKRVDGEDEAEEVEEEDDSTLQRMWGAMIKQKQERMSHKMKKSRLDNLPSLQIEISRDSSDESDA, encoded by the exons ATGGCGGCTGTGCGTAGCTTACAGGTGTCGGTAAAATCAGACAGCGGCTCCGACCGCTCGGAATCGGACTCTGACTCCGAGTCGGACCGAGATGCCCGCGAAGCCGAACCgatggaggtggaggagggagaacTGGGGGCGGATGATATTTCGGTTAACCGTTCCCTCAAGGCGCTTTTGCCG GATACGAGCAGGAGGTATGAGAACAAGGCTGGAGCCTTCATCACTGGGATTGATGTCAACTCAAAG gAGGCAattgagagaaaagagaagcgAGCAAGACGTTTCCATTTCCATGTTGAGGAGTCCATCGGTCAGAGGAACGTTTTCCTCGATAAAGATGCCATGAAGAAAG CCATCCCAAGACTACGCCTGGAGGCCATCCATATGACAGGAGTGGACGACATGAGCACACAGGATGTCTTTGGATATTTTAAGGAATATCCTCCAGCACACATCGAGTGGATTGATGACACTTCCt GCAACGTGGTTTGGCTGGATGACGACACCTCCATCCGAGCCCTCATCAACACCAGCCGAATGCGTGACCCAGATGCTGTTGCCACAGAGACGGAGAGCAGCAGCCAGCCAG GTCataggggtcagaggtcagatgaagaggacgaagaagaggagggtgaggtggatgaagatgaggaggaaacTGTGAAAAAGAGCAGCGAGGATATCGAGGGGAAAGACATTGATGGGGATGCAGAGCCGAAGACAAAAGCAGAGGGTGGTCAG ttgGACGACCTGTCGGGGACGGAGAGAGAGTCTCTGCTGAGAAATGACCTGCGACCGGCCATCAAGCCCTTCAAAGGAAACAAACTCCTGCTGCGGTTCGCGACACAAG AAGATAAAAAGGAGCTGGGCGCTGCGCGGCGTAGCAGATACTACATGAAGTACGGAAATCCAAACTACGGAGGCATGAAAGGAATCCTCAGCAACTCCTG GAAGAGGAGGTACCACAACCGGCGGATCCAGAGAGACGTCATTAAGAGCAAGAAGCCTCTCATTGGAGACAGCATGGGACACACACCTccgtacacacacagacactcgg CTGATCTGGTCAACCTTCCAGAGGAGCCCAtcaaggaggaagaagaagaggaagaagaggataGTGACGAGGACATGGACTCCGATGACAGGGTGGTGGAGTACAAGGAGCGAGGTGAAAAAGGCAGCAACTCGCGATCGCAGGGGCCGGGGCTTCATAGCCGCGTGGAGCGCTCTCCGTCTCCCTGGTCGGAGTCGGACGAGATGGACTATGACCTGGAGCTAAAAATGATCTCCACACCGTCCCCAAAGAAGAGCAAGAAGATGACTATGTATGCAGACGAGCTGGAAACTCACATAAAGAGCATCCG GAACCGGATCGGTGGGTCAGGGTCACAGAGCAGGACCATATCTTCATCGCCCACCAAGGTGACGGATGTGCGGCAGCTGCTGGAGGAGAAAAGACAGGGTCTGTCTCAGCACAGACAGACCCCCCCAGTGACAAGCGGCGGGAAAACAG ATATTCGGCAGCGGTTAGGGAAGAGGCGCTACTCTCCTGACGGACGACGCTCCCCCTCCCCGGTATCGCCCAGAGACACCCCCCCAGCCAGAGAACCAATCAGAGATGTGCATCGCAGACTGGGTGTTTCCAGTCAGGACAATAAAGTCCACTTTTCCAACTCgtccaaagacagaaagacaa GCAGCCTGTGGAGCAGACTTGGCTCCAGTGACAACGACGCTGGACATCACAGATCGAGCAGCCGGTCAACGGGTTTGTTCCCCTCCTCGTCAGGGCCAACTGACAGTGGCAGCGGAAGCAGTGGGAGAAAACGAGTCGACGGAGAGGATGAGgcggaggaggtggaggaggaagacgaCTCGACGCTGCAGAGGATGTGGGGTGCCATGatcaaacagaaacaggaacGTATGTCCCACAAGATGAAGAAGAGCCGGCTGGACAACCTGCCATCGCTGCAGATCGAGATCAGTCGCGACAGCAGCGACGAGTCTGATGCCTGA